Genomic window (Megamonas funiformis):
AAAATGTTGGATCTCCACCATAATCAATGCTTTGAAGAGCATAAAACATTGCCATCAAAATAGGCATCTGAGCTAAAAGTGGCAAGCAACCAGCTAAAGGATTTACCCCAGCATTTTTATAAAGCATACCCATTTCCTGTTGTAATCGTTTTGGGTCATTTTTAAACTTATCTTGAAGTTTTTTCATTTTTGGTTGCAATTCTTGCATTGCCTTCATAGATTTTACCTGTTTTACAGTCAACGGATAAAATGCCATTTTTATAATAATAGTCAATACTATAATTGCCACACCATAAGATTCCAAACCTACTGTGCTTAGAAAATCATGGAAAATCCCCAAGATAAATTCTAATAACT
Coding sequences:
- a CDS encoding YidC/Oxa1 family membrane protein insertase, with product MDFISSIFNPIVQLLEFILGIFHDFLSTVGLESYGVAIIVLTIIIKMAFYPLTVKQVKSMKAMQELQPKMKKLQDKFKNDPKRLQQEMGMLYKNAGVNPLAGCLPLLAQMPILMAMFYALQSIDYGGDPTFLWIMNLSNPDPYYILPVLSAISTYVVQKQTSSASSSPQMQMQMKIMSVVMPLFIGWISCNFAAGLVIYWIVNNIMQILQQWWMYRHEDTSAKKGS